The proteins below come from a single Mangifera indica cultivar Alphonso chromosome 16, CATAS_Mindica_2.1, whole genome shotgun sequence genomic window:
- the LOC123198865 gene encoding laccase-11-like produces MANRGNFLSGLSLFLFVFLGVHFPAEAAVKKYQFDIQVKNVSRLCHAKPIVTVNGRFPGPTIYVREGDRVLVNVTNFAHYNMSIHWHGLKQYRNGWADGPAYITQCPIMTGNSYTYDFNVTGQRGTLWWHAHILWLRATVYGAIVIMPKQGTPFPFPQPNREEIILLGEWWHTDVEAIEDQGKQMGLPPNMSDAHTINGKPGPLFPCSEKHTFAMEVESGKTYLLRIINAALNDELFFAIAGHSMTVVEVDAVYTKPFTTQAILIAPGQTTNVLVEANQMPGRYFMATRPFMDVLIPVDNKTATAILQYKGIPNTVLPALPQLPAPNDTAAALSYNKKLRSLNSPDFPAKVPQKVDRKLFYTIGLAKDSCSTCVNRTRILASLNNISFVMPETALLQAHYFNLKGVFKTDFPDKPPRPFNYTGAPLTANLGTSHGTRLSKIAFNSTVELVLQDTNLLTVESHPFHLHGYNFFVVGTGIGNFDPAKDPAKYNLVDPVERNTVGVPTGGWTAIRFRADNPGVWFLHCHLELHTGWGLKTAFVVEDGPGEDQSILPPPEDLPPC; encoded by the exons ATGGCTAACAGAGGCAATTTCTTATCTGGGTTATCTTTatttctctttgtctttcttGGGGTTCATTTTCCTGCCGAAGCTGCCGTAAAGAAGTACCAATTtgat ATTCAAGTGAAGAATGTTAGTAGATTATGCCATGCAAAACCCATTGTCACCGTAAATGGGAGGTTTCCAGGGCCAACTATCTATGTAAGAGAAGGAGATAGAGTTCTTGTCAATGTCACTAACTTCGCCCATTATAACATGTCCATTCACTG GCATGGACTGAAGCAATATCGCAATGGTTGGGCGGATGGGCCAGCTTACATAACACAGTGTCCTATCATGACTGGCAATAGCTACACTTATGATTTCAATGTGACCGGTCAGAGAGGAACATTGTGGTGGCATGCACATATTCTGTGGCTGAGGGCTACTGTGTATGGTGCAATTGTCATCATGCCAAAACAAGGGACCCCATTTCCTTTCCCACAGCCAAACAGAGAAGAGATCATTTTACTCG GAGAATGGTGGCACACTGATGTGGAAGCTATTGAAGATCAAGGGAAACAAATGGGCCTGCCGCCAAATATGTCAGATGCACACACAATCAATGGCAAGCCTGGGCCTCTCTTCCCTTGTTCTGAGAAAC ACACTTTTGCAATGGAAGTTGAATCAGGGAAGACATACCTCTTGAGGATCATCAATGCTGCCCTCAACGACGAGCTTTTCTTCGCCATAGCCGGCCACAGCATGACAGTGGTAGAGGTTGATGCAGTTTACACAAAGCCATTCACCACCCAAGCTATTTTAATAGCCCCTGGCCAAACCACAAACGTGCTTGTTGAAGCTAATCAAATGCCAGGCAGATACTTCATGGCTACCAGGCCTTTCATGGATGTTCTAATTCCTGTAGACAACAAAACAGCAACCGCAATACTGCAATACAAAGGCATCCCCAACACTGTCCTCCCAGCCCTTCCTCAATTGCCTGCGCCTAATGACACAGCAGCCGCTTTGAGCTATAACAAGAAGCTTAGAAGCCTAAACTCCCCCGACTTTCCGGCTAAAGTGCCGCAGAAAGTTGACAGAAAACTGTTTTACACCATTGGTTTAGCCAAAGATTCTTGCTCTACATGCGTTAATAGAACCAGAATCCTTGCTTCATTGAACAATATCTCTTTTGTTATGCCTGAAACAGCCCTTCTCCAAGCTCATTACTTCAACCTCAAAGGAGTATTCAAGACTGATTTCCCTGATAAGCCTCCCAGGCCTTTTAACTACACTGGGGCACCATTAACAGCCAATCTTGGAACATCCCATGGCACAAGGCTCAGCAAGATTGCCTTCAATTCTACGGTTGAGTTAGTTTTACAAGACACTAACTTGCTTACAGTTGAGTCACATCCTTTCCATCTCCATGGCTATAATTTCTTCGTCGTCGGAACCGGTATTGGAAACTTTGATCCGGCCAAAGACCCGGCAAAATACAACTTGGTTGACCCTGTTGAAAGAAACACAGTTGGGGTTCCCACTGGTGGCTGGACTGCCATTCGGTTCAGAGCTGACAATCCAG GTGTGTGGTTTTTGCATTGTCATCTAGAGCTGCACACTGGTTGGGGCTTGAAAACGGCCTTTGTTGTGGAAGATGGACCTGGAGAAGACCAATCTATACTGCCTCCACCAGAGGATCTTCCGCCATGTTAG
- the LOC123199112 gene encoding LOW QUALITY PROTEIN: pentatricopeptide repeat-containing protein At5g66520-like (The sequence of the model RefSeq protein was modified relative to this genomic sequence to represent the inferred CDS: inserted 1 base in 1 codon): protein MALVSVSPAIKFSWESNAMQTLSLLGRCSNMEELRQIHAQIFKLGLANNTVLLRNILTFCTFANSGSLXAQMIFDRIDIPNTFMWNTIIRGYANSSEPEQALLLYSKMLAHSVPHNSYTFPFLLKACSSLSALEETLQIHAQIIKLGFGSEVFATNSLLHAYAISGSIEFAHLLFDRIPQRDIVSWNSMIDGYIKCGDTETANEIFSDMTEKNVVSWTTMISGYVGAGMNKEALNLFHEMQIAGVKPDSKALVSTISASAHLGALDQGRWIHKYIKKEGIQIDPILSCALIDMYAKCGDMEEALKLFIRTEKKGVPAWTALIFGFAIHGQGREALNCFLEMQRVGIKPNLITFTAILTACSYAGLVDEGKSLFESMERIHNLKPTIEHYGCMVDLFGRAGLLKEAKKLIDTMPVRPNSVIWGALLKACRIHGNLDLGKQIGKILIENDPEHGGRYIHLASVYSMAREWDRAVEVRRQMIDQGITKLPGCSIISLNGISHEFFAGDRSHPYIDEINHMWDQIAKRLKHEGHKPSTRCLLLDIEDEEKETVIQKHSEKLAIAFGLIKTQPGETIRIIKNLRVCDDCHTVTKLISKMYTREIIMRDRTRFHLFKDGKCTCGDYW from the exons AGGAACTAAGGCAGATTCATGCCCAAATATTCAAACTAGGCCTTGCTAACAATACCGTTCTACTTCGCAACATTCTAACTTTCTGCACCTTTGCAAATTCTGGCAGCT GCGCCCAGATGATTTTTGACAGAATTGACATACCCAATACTTTCATGTGGAACACCATTATCAGAGGATATGCTAATAGCAGCGAACCTGAACAAGCGTTGCTTTTGTACTCAAAGATGCTTGCTCATTCAGTTCCACACAATTCCTATACCTTTCCATTCCTGCTCAAAGCCTGTTCCAGTCTGTCAGCCTTGGAAGAAACACTACAAATTCATgctcaaatcataaaattggGGTTTGGTTCTGAGGTGTTTGCTACAAATTCCTTGCTTCACGCCTATGCCATATCAGGAAGCATTGAATTTGCACATCTTCTGTTTGATCGAATCCCCCAACGTGACATTGTTTCTTGGAACTCAATGATTGATGGCTACATAAAATGTGGAGACACTGAAACAGCTAATGAAATTTTCAGTGATATGACAGAAAAGAATGTTGTGTCATGGACGACAATGATTTCTGGGTATGTTGGGGCAGGCATGAACAAGGAAGCTTTGAATCTATTTCATGAAATGCAGATAGCTGGAGTTAAACCTGACAGTAAGGCCCTTGTAAGCACCATTTCAGCGAGTGCACATCTGGGAGCATTAGATCAAGGCAGATGGATTCAcaagtatattaaaaaagaaggtATTCAAATCGACCCTATCTTAAGCTGTGCTCTTATAGACATGTATGCTAAGTGTGGTGACATGGAAGAAGctctaaaattatttataagaaCAGAGAAGAAAGGTGTACCTGCATGGACTGCGCTAATTTTTGGTTTTGCAATTCATGGACAAGGAAGAGAAGCTCTGAATTGTTTTTTAGAAATGCAgagggtaggaattaaaccaaACCTGATCACCTTCACAGCTATCTTGACGGCGTGTAGTTATGCTGGACTTGTAGATGAGGGAAAGTCATTGTTTGAGAGCATGGAAAGGATACATAACCTGAAGCCAACGATAGAGCATTATGGGTGCATGGTTGACCTATTTGGAAGAGCAGGGCTACTGAAGGAAGCTAAAAAGTTGATAGATACAATGCCTGTAAGACCAAATTCTGTCATTTGGGGAGCACTACTCAAGGCCTGCCGGATCCATGGAAATCTCGACTTGGGTAAACAGATAGGAAAAATCCTGATAGAAAATGACCCTGAACATGGTGGCCGCTATATTCACCTTGCAAGCGTTTACTCCATGGCAAGGGAATGGGACCGAGCAGTTGAGGTGAGAAGACAAATGATAGACCAGGGAATCACCAAACTTCCAGGCTGCAGTATAATTAGTCTAAATGGCATTTCCCATGAATTTTTTGCAGGAGATAGATCTCATCCATATATTGATGAGATAAACCACATGTGGGACCAAATTGCAAAGAGATTGAAACATGAAGGACATAAGCCATCAACAAGGTGTTTACTATTAGATATCGAGGATGAGGAGAAAGAAACAGTGATCCAAAAGCATAGTGAGAAACTAGCAATTGCATTTGGTCTAATCAAAACTCAACCCGGGGAAACAATTAGAATCATAAAAAATCTACGGGTCTGTGATGACTGCCACACGGTAACAAAGCTCATCTCCAAGATGTACACCAGGGAGATCATAATGCGGGATAGAACTCGGTTTCACCTTTTCAAGGATGGAAAATGTACATGCGGAGATTACTGGTGA
- the LOC123199113 gene encoding putative glucose-6-phosphate 1-epimerase → MAIVSMPFSLPALNSRNLRRVNRKSGMAFATVSKETIALGVKITEGEGNLPKVVLTSASGSEAEIYLFGGCVTSWKTSNGKDLLFVRPDAVFNKKKPISGGIPHCFPQFGPGPMQQHGFARNMDWSIADSANVEGNPVITLELKDGPYSRAMWDFSFQALYKVILDTKSILTELTVKNTDNKPFSFSTALHTYFSASVTGASVKGLKGCKTLNKEPDPANPVEGKEERDVITFPGFVDCIYLDAPNELYLDNGLGDTISIQNTNWSDAVLWNPHLQMETCYKDFVCVENAKIGTVQLEPEQSWTAKQHLSIS, encoded by the exons ATGGCGATAGTTTCAATGCCCTTTTCACTTCCTGCTCTGAACTCTCGTAATCTACGGCGAGTCAACCG AAAATCTGGTATGGCGTTTGCGACTGTCAGCAAAGAAACTATTGCTTTAGGAGTTAAAATAACGGAAGGTGAAGGCAATTTACCCAAGGTTGTGCTCACTTCTGCTAGCGGTAG TGAAGCTGAGATATATTTATTTGGAGGTTGCGTTACATCTTGGAAGACCTCTAATGGCAAAGACCTCCTTTTTGTTAGGCCAGATGCTGTTTTTAATAAGAAGAAGCCTATCAG TGGAGGAATTCCACATTGCTTCCCGCAGTTTGGACCTGGCCCAATGCAGCAG CATGGATTTGCGCGTAACATGGATTGGTCCATTGCTGATTCTGCAAATGTGGAAGGAAATCCTGTTATAACTCTTGAGTTAAAGGATGGCCCTTACAGTCGTGCCATGTGGGATTTCAGTTTCCAAGCTTTATACAAG GTCATTCTAGACACCAAGAGTATTTTGACAGAGTTGACAGTTAAGAATACAGACAATAAGCCGTTTTCATTTAGTACTGCTTTGCATACATACTTCAGT GCTTCTGTAACAGGGGCATCTGTGAAAGGTTTGAAAGGTTGCAAAACCTTGAATAAAGAACCAGATCCTGCCAATCCGGTGGAGGGGAAGGAAGAAAG GGATGTGATCACTTTTCCTGGATTTGTAGATTGCATTTACCTTGATGCTCCCAATGAATTGTACCTTGACAATGGCTTGGGTGACACAATATCTATCCAAAATACCAA TTGGTCAGATGCTGTTTTGTGGAACCCACATCTACAGATGGAAACGTGCTACAAAGATTTTGTTTGTGTTGAAAATGCTAAG ATTGGAACTGTCCAGCTAGAACCTGAACAATCTTGGACAGCTAAGCAGCATCTCAGCATCAGCTAA
- the LOC123199624 gene encoding tubby-like F-box protein 5, with the protein MVSFKSIVRELKKMKDGMGCISRRAVEGKRKKSHIAPDQGLPPSDSNQQSQWPNLPPELLLDIIRRVEESETSWPARAVVVFCASVCRSWREVAKEIVKTPEQCGRLTFPISLKQPGPREFPIQCFIRRDRATSTYLLFVSMMPSEDGNDKLMLAARKVRRVTCTEFVISLVANDFSRVSSAYVGKLRSNFMGTKFSIYDNQPPCGMAIQPTNCMSHRFHSKQVSPRVPAYNYRIGAISYKLNVLRARGPRRMNCIMNSIPSSSIEEGGTAPTPSSFPQSLKEHISSFPGLKEKEPVIHNRAQGLPVSRGLTMGSVKPLVLKNKAPRWHEQLQCWCLNFKGRVTVASVKNFQLVAAIDPTQNVPSAEQEKVILQFGKIGKDIFTMDYCYPLSAFQAFAICLSSFDTKLACE; encoded by the exons ATGGTGTCCTTTAAAAGCATTGTTCGCGAGCTTAAGAAGATGAAAGATGGGATGGGCTGTATATCGAGGAGGGCAGTGGAAGGCAAGCGCAAAAAAAGTCATATAGCTCCTGATCAAGGGCTGCCCCCATCTGATTCAAATCAACAGAGTCAGTGGCCAAATCTACCACCTGAGTTGCTTCTAGACATTATTAGGAGGGTGGAGGAGAGTGAGACCTCGTGGCCGGCTCGTGCAGTGGTTGTTTTTTGTGCTTCAGTTTGTCGGTCGTGGAGGGAAGTTGCCAAGGAAATTGTTAAAACCCCTGAGCAGTGTGGAAGGCTTACATTTCCCATCTCACTTAAGCAG CCTGGTCCTCGAGAATTTCCCATACAATGCTTTATCAGAAGGGATAGAGCAACTTCTACATATCTCTTGTTCGTCAGTATGATGCCTT CTGAGGATGGAAATGATAAGTTGATGTTGGCAGCCAGAAAGGTTAGAAGGGTGACATGCACAGAATTTGTGATATCTTTGGTTGCTAATGATTTTTCTCGGGTCAGCAGTGCATACGTTGGTAAACTGAG GTCTAACTTCATGGGTACCAAGTTCTCCATATATGACAACCAACCTCCATGTGGTATGGCAATTCAGCCAACTAATTGTATGAGTCACAGATTTCATTCTAAGCAGGTCTCTCCAAGAGTACCTGCATATAACTACAGAATAGGCGCCATCTCCTATAAGCTCAATGTTCTGCGTGCTAGAGGACCAAGGAGAATGAATTGCATCATGAACTCTATTCCTTCCTCTTCCATTGAGGAGGGAGGTACTGCCCCAACACCATCATCATTTCCACAGTCTCTTAAAGAGCACATTTCTTCCTTTCCAGGTTTGAAGGAAAAGGAACCAGTGATACATAACAGGGCCCAAGGTTTGCCAGTTTCACGAGGATTGACAATGGGCTCTGTCAAGCCGCTGGTTCTTAAAAATAAGGCTCCTAGATGGCATGAGCAGCTACAATGCTGGTGCCTAAATTTCAAAGGGCGTGTCACAGTGGCTTCTGTTAAGAATTTCCAGCTTGTGGCAGCTATTGACCCAACCCAAAATGTGCCATCTGCAGAGCAGGAGAAGGTTATTCTGCAATTTGGAAAAATTGGAAAGGATATCTTCACCATGGATTATTGCTACCCACTTTCTGCCTTTCAAGCCTTTGCAATCTGCCTCAGCAGCTTTGACACAAAACTAGCGTGCGAATGA